The Methanothrix soehngenii GP6 genome has a window encoding:
- a CDS encoding ABC transporter substrate-binding protein, producing MKRCLIAVIMLCGLLAQASAGDYILHIYGNANMDGTIDMKDIEYLQEIIAGSVNASPLADANFDGKVDENDISQVEMIINDSQENITILDGNGKPVTVRLPVERAIVEHLDNSEMMMILKRTDKVAGVDLAMSKSEKEFPDLVKKTSVSGFSPATDPDYEQALSLSPDLLLTFSNKTAEKEEKMPEVPVVFAGLYYPNLINPENSSFTDAVHKLGYIMQAREQAEEYIDWHISKIDEIKSYTENLAEEKRPKVLIATLPKEGDNSIFTYAKIDTLSQMVTLAGGRSIAEDLPAYLESSYRIEVDPEWVIKSDPDYMIFITIVLTPPIGYDSDDISGISQALLSFKSRPEYANLTAVKNNQVYIINGNLRNDASKGLIGAAYLARIFHSDNVDLDPEDLHQEYLQRFLGLDYDLDEHGVFIYPPLINGPGKLEGVPDSFYQSYANDSEARAQ from the coding sequence ATGAAGAGATGCTTAATAGCAGTGATTATGCTCTGCGGCCTTTTGGCGCAGGCATCGGCGGGAGACTATATCCTTCATATCTATGGCAACGCCAATATGGACGGGACCATAGATATGAAGGACATAGAATATCTCCAGGAGATAATAGCAGGATCGGTTAATGCTTCTCCCCTGGCAGATGCCAATTTCGACGGTAAGGTTGATGAAAATGACATATCCCAGGTGGAGATGATCATCAATGATTCTCAAGAGAATATCACCATACTTGACGGAAATGGAAAGCCGGTGACGGTAAGGCTGCCCGTGGAAAGGGCCATCGTCGAGCACCTGGACAATTCAGAGATGATGATGATCTTGAAACGGACGGATAAGGTGGCGGGTGTGGATCTGGCCATGTCCAAATCAGAGAAGGAGTTTCCCGATCTGGTCAAAAAGACAAGCGTATCCGGCTTCTCTCCAGCCACAGATCCCGACTACGAGCAGGCTTTGAGTTTGAGCCCCGACCTCCTCCTCACCTTCTCCAACAAGACCGCAGAGAAGGAAGAGAAGATGCCAGAAGTGCCTGTTGTCTTTGCCGGACTATACTATCCTAACCTGATCAATCCAGAGAATTCCTCCTTTACCGATGCCGTGCATAAGCTGGGGTATATCATGCAGGCGAGAGAGCAAGCAGAGGAGTACATCGATTGGCATATCAGCAAGATCGATGAGATCAAGTCATACACCGAGAATCTAGCCGAGGAAAAGAGGCCTAAAGTGCTCATAGCCACCCTGCCAAAAGAGGGAGATAATTCGATATTCACCTATGCAAAGATCGATACCTTAAGCCAGATGGTTACTTTAGCCGGAGGCAGAAGCATCGCCGAAGATCTGCCCGCCTACCTGGAATCAAGCTACAGAATCGAGGTGGACCCCGAATGGGTCATTAAGAGCGATCCCGATTATATGATATTCATCACCATTGTTCTCACTCCGCCAATAGGATACGACTCTGATGACATCTCAGGCATTTCTCAAGCACTTTTATCATTCAAGAGTCGCCCGGAGTATGCCAATCTCACAGCTGTCAAGAACAACCAGGTCTACATCATCAACGGTAACCTGAGAAACGATGCCAGCAAAGGGCTTATCGGGGCTGCCTATCTGGCGCGGATCTTTCATTCTGACAATGTAGATCTGGATCCCGAGGATCTGCATCAGGAGTACTTGCAGAGGTTCCTGGGGCTGGACTACGACCTGGATGAGCACGGAGTATTCATCTATCCACCCCTGATCAATGGCCCCGGAAAGCTGGAGGGGGTGCCGGATAGCTTCTATCAAAGCTATGCAAATGATTCTGAGGCAAGAGCTCAATGA
- a CDS encoding ABC transporter substrate-binding protein — MSADKIFVLALVLLANIIPLSSGSGYVLHVFGNANMDGKIDQEDIATLREIISNNMSPTGLADANLDGEVDLRDIAQVEMIINGTEKELSLLDGNDLPITINKPVERIVVEYLDNADLMQILKKTDKVVGVDLAVAKSPAEFPEMSNRTCVGAMHKEPDYEKVLSLDPDLLLVFSNVTQEKDKNLPGVPVLFAGLYYPDLLKPETSAFTDAVRKLGYVLDAQQDAEEYIQWHMNSLNRLVESTGSIPDSERPTVLVAAYPEADEKTIFTFAQIDTLTSMVDLAGGRTVASDLPDFMKSTYRIEVDPEWVLQEDPDYIVLLVVATTYSGLVLDPPSGYDADDPTGMKEALEAFMSRPEYANLKAVQNGDVYILSGNLRNDASKGLIGAAYLARIFHPDEAEMDPEELHQEYLQRFLGLDYDLDEHGVFIYPPPDQGLRRAGGGAGWLLCCCIL, encoded by the coding sequence TTGAGTGCAGATAAAATCTTTGTATTGGCACTGGTTCTCCTCGCCAATATCATTCCCCTGTCATCGGGGTCAGGCTATGTGCTCCATGTTTTTGGCAATGCCAATATGGACGGCAAAATCGACCAGGAGGATATAGCCACCCTCAGAGAGATCATCAGCAATAATATGAGTCCCACAGGCCTGGCCGATGCCAACCTCGATGGCGAGGTTGATTTGCGGGATATAGCCCAGGTGGAGATGATCATCAATGGAACGGAGAAGGAGCTGAGCCTTCTGGACGGGAACGATTTGCCCATCACCATCAATAAGCCAGTGGAGAGAATCGTGGTCGAATACCTGGACAATGCCGATCTGATGCAGATTCTCAAGAAGACGGATAAGGTAGTGGGGGTGGACCTGGCAGTGGCCAAATCCCCGGCGGAGTTTCCAGAGATGTCCAACCGGACGTGCGTGGGAGCCATGCACAAGGAACCGGACTATGAGAAGGTATTGAGTCTTGATCCCGATCTTCTCCTGGTATTCTCCAATGTCACCCAGGAGAAGGATAAGAACCTGCCTGGAGTGCCAGTGCTCTTTGCCGGCCTGTACTATCCCGACCTGCTCAAACCTGAGACATCTGCTTTCACCGATGCAGTGCGCAAGCTGGGCTATGTTCTTGACGCGCAACAGGATGCAGAAGAGTATATCCAATGGCATATGAATTCGCTCAATAGACTGGTTGAGAGCACAGGAAGTATTCCTGATAGCGAGAGGCCGACGGTCCTGGTGGCCGCCTATCCCGAAGCTGATGAGAAGACCATCTTCACCTTTGCCCAGATAGACACCCTTACCAGCATGGTGGATCTGGCCGGCGGGAGAACGGTGGCGTCTGATCTGCCTGATTTTATGAAGTCCACCTATAGAATCGAGGTGGACCCGGAGTGGGTCTTGCAAGAAGATCCGGATTATATCGTTTTGCTGGTTGTTGCCACCACTTACAGCGGATTGGTGTTGGATCCGCCCAGCGGCTATGATGCCGATGATCCCACTGGAATGAAGGAGGCTCTGGAGGCCTTTATGAGCCGTCCGGAATATGCCAACCTCAAAGCGGTGCAGAACGGCGATGTCTACATATTGAGCGGCAACCTCAGAAACGATGCCAGCAAAGGCCTTATTGGCGCAGCCTACCTGGCGCGGATATTCCATCCAGATGAGGCGGAGATGGATCCCGAGGAGCTGCATCAGGAGTACTTGCAGAGGTTCCTGGGGCTGGACTACGATTTGGATGAGCACGGAGTATTCATCTATCCGCCCCCTGATCAAGGGCTCCGGAGAGCTGGAGGGGGTGCCGGATGGTTATTATGCTGCTGTATCCTATGA
- a CDS encoding ABC transporter substrate-binding protein, which translates to MICLHATAIFSCLPDGSLRLQDGGRGRGKMVMIPLKALMLAFALLMLSASGNGYVLHIFGNANLDDDINDQDLAYLERIIEGTEEPTWLSDADNNGEIDESDISLVQSIINGTPSEITIVDSDNKTVTVKQPLERLVVYTHQCAEILQLLGAEEKVVGVRDTFAEQPNRFPRLSKYQSIGSGGEPDVEAVLKTNPDAILAYTWYPSEESLDDKLPPEVEVLRFDCECSGQGPDDMRERVRLLGILMGARDRAEEYLQWHDAILDQVEDEVRKIPQNERVRVYLESTPEGDRPMSSRTAIGTGHAAHKLVEMAGGVNIAAGRLPGYEDTAFEYGEIETEWVLSQNPEVIVGRAMGPGIRPYENVNDSLLESYAQDIRSLPGFDEVRAVKNDGIYIITNDYAITPNYPSAVLLLARWFYPDRFADIDPQAAHQEYVNMMGLDYDVREKGAFFFSEEQAEDL; encoded by the coding sequence TTGATATGCCTACATGCGACCGCTATCTTCTCCTGCTTGCCGGATGGATCGCTTCGGCTGCAGGATGGAGGGCGGGGCAGAGGAAAGATGGTGATGATACCCTTAAAAGCACTAATGCTGGCCTTTGCATTATTGATGCTCTCTGCATCGGGCAATGGCTATGTACTGCATATATTCGGCAATGCCAATCTCGACGATGATATCAATGACCAGGATTTAGCATATCTAGAGAGGATAATAGAGGGAACCGAAGAGCCGACATGGCTCTCTGATGCGGACAATAATGGAGAGATCGACGAATCAGACATCTCACTAGTGCAGAGCATCATCAACGGAACCCCTAGCGAGATCACAATCGTTGATTCAGACAATAAGACAGTGACTGTAAAGCAGCCCCTGGAGAGGCTGGTGGTCTATACCCATCAGTGCGCTGAGATCCTCCAGCTCCTGGGGGCAGAGGAGAAGGTGGTGGGGGTCAGGGACACATTCGCTGAGCAGCCCAACAGGTTCCCGCGGTTGAGCAAGTACCAGAGCATAGGCAGTGGTGGAGAGCCCGATGTGGAGGCGGTCTTAAAGACCAATCCCGATGCCATCCTCGCTTATACCTGGTACCCATCTGAAGAGTCGCTGGACGATAAACTTCCCCCAGAGGTTGAGGTCCTGCGATTCGATTGTGAGTGCAGCGGCCAGGGCCCCGACGACATGAGAGAGAGGGTCCGGTTGCTGGGAATCCTGATGGGTGCAAGGGATAGGGCAGAGGAGTATCTGCAGTGGCACGACGCCATCCTCGACCAGGTGGAGGATGAGGTCCGGAAGATCCCCCAGAATGAACGGGTGCGGGTATACCTGGAGAGCACGCCCGAGGGCGACCGGCCCATGAGTTCCCGAACGGCTATTGGCACCGGCCATGCAGCCCACAAGCTGGTGGAGATGGCAGGAGGTGTTAACATCGCTGCCGGCCGCCTTCCTGGATATGAGGATACAGCCTTCGAGTATGGCGAGATAGAGACTGAGTGGGTCCTCTCCCAGAATCCGGAGGTCATCGTAGGCCGGGCCATGGGCCCAGGGATCAGGCCTTATGAAAATGTCAATGACAGCCTCCTTGAAAGCTACGCCCAGGATATCAGGAGCCTGCCGGGATTCGATGAGGTCCGGGCCGTGAAGAACGATGGGATATACATCATAACCAATGACTATGCAATAACGCCCAACTACCCCTCTGCCGTCCTCCTTCTGGCCAGATGGTTCTATCCGGATCGATTCGCAGATATCGACCCCCAGGCGGCTCACCAGGAGTATGTGAATATGATGGGCTTGGACTACGATGTCCGAGAGAAGGGCGCGTTCTTCTTCTCTGAAGAGCAAGCAGAGGATCTATGA
- a CDS encoding non-histone chromosomal MC1 family protein, with protein sequence MKEKRNFALRDASGNEVGIYTGMAPRQAALKVASRGVKDIRLRERGTKKVHIYQGNRRKVKKPKNAPAWMPDKIWKPTVKKIGIEKLEKI encoded by the coding sequence TTGAAAGAAAAGAGGAATTTCGCCCTCCGAGATGCTTCGGGCAATGAGGTTGGCATCTATACGGGAATGGCACCCAGGCAAGCAGCCCTCAAAGTGGCGAGCAGAGGAGTCAAGGATATAAGGCTGAGGGAAAGGGGCACAAAAAAGGTCCATATCTATCAGGGCAACAGAAGAAAGGTCAAGAAGCCAAAGAACGCTCCTGCCTGGATGCCCGATAAGATCTGGAAGCCGACGGTAAAGAAGATTGGGATAGAGAAGCTGGAGAAGATCTGA
- a CDS encoding ABC transporter ATP-binding protein/permease: protein MEGLIDKRILKFAPGARRWIALTFLSGLMGSIANIALLFLAGRIIVGIYDGRTLLSMLDLFSGMLAAIGLRAIAEASIDITAQRSAAMVKSSVRKRINQHLLDLGPSFVEMRNTSALATTVLDGVEALEAYVGLYVPYMALCLVMPVLLFLGFAIYVDLISALMLMAFVPLVPLSLLIFTNLEEWKVGRRAWETYRELSAYFAESLQGLTTLKLFSQAERRGQELHRRSRNLEKALVQSLQLYFGASFVSEVVPVLGYSLTMIVSSFRLSQGSLSMDKLVMVLLLGSLFYEHVSHLLLYHHYSLLGKRTANAIFELLDQMPEVRDGQDTAPSAIEPEIRFEGVHFAYHGDRPVLHNISFEVKPGSTVALVGATGTGKSTVIDLLFRFHDPQEGRVLLGGHDIRSLPLNFLRSQMALVAQESYLFYDTVENNLRLGNPKASHEEIVRAATAANAHQFIVALPEGYQTVIGERGVLLSGGERQRIAIARALLKGAPILLLDEPTSSIDAENEEDIQKALGRLQAQHTVMIIAHRLSTVRKADCILVMEMGRIAESGGHEELLAKGGIYAHLVAAQSLDMPECRDDENALPMKVGSNLAAVAGGGP, encoded by the coding sequence ATGGAAGGCTTAATCGACAAACGGATTCTGAAGTTCGCCCCTGGTGCAAGGCGCTGGATCGCCCTCACCTTCTTGTCTGGCCTGATGGGATCTATTGCCAACATCGCCCTCCTCTTCCTGGCGGGAAGGATCATCGTGGGAATATATGATGGTCGCACTCTCCTCTCCATGCTGGATCTGTTCTCAGGCATGCTGGCGGCCATAGGCCTGCGAGCCATTGCCGAGGCCTCCATAGATATCACCGCCCAGCGTTCCGCCGCCATGGTCAAGAGCAGCGTCCGAAAGAGGATCAATCAGCATCTTCTCGATCTGGGTCCCTCTTTCGTCGAGATGCGCAACACAAGCGCCCTGGCCACCACGGTCTTGGATGGAGTGGAGGCGCTTGAGGCCTACGTGGGGCTTTATGTTCCTTATATGGCTCTCTGTCTGGTTATGCCCGTTCTCCTCTTTTTGGGCTTTGCCATCTATGTAGACCTGATCTCCGCCCTGATGCTTATGGCTTTTGTCCCCCTGGTCCCCCTTTCCCTGCTGATATTCACCAATCTGGAGGAGTGGAAGGTGGGTAGAAGAGCATGGGAGACATACCGGGAGCTGTCTGCTTACTTTGCCGAGAGCCTGCAGGGACTGACCACCCTCAAGCTCTTCAGCCAGGCAGAACGCCGGGGGCAAGAGCTTCATAGAAGATCCAGGAACCTGGAGAAGGCATTGGTGCAGAGCCTGCAGCTCTATTTCGGAGCCAGTTTCGTCTCCGAGGTGGTCCCAGTTCTGGGCTACTCCCTGACCATGATCGTCTCATCATTCCGCCTCAGCCAGGGTAGCCTATCGATGGACAAACTGGTCATGGTCCTTTTGCTGGGCTCGCTCTTCTACGAGCACGTCAGCCATCTGCTTTTATATCATCACTACAGCCTGCTGGGAAAAAGAACCGCGAACGCCATATTCGAGCTATTAGATCAGATGCCTGAGGTCCGGGATGGCCAAGATACAGCACCTTCTGCTATTGAGCCGGAGATCAGGTTTGAGGGGGTTCACTTCGCTTATCACGGCGATAGGCCGGTTTTGCATAACATCTCGTTTGAGGTGAAGCCAGGCAGCACTGTGGCTTTGGTTGGGGCGACAGGAACTGGCAAGAGCACAGTCATCGATCTTCTCTTCCGCTTCCACGATCCCCAAGAGGGCAGAGTGCTCCTGGGGGGCCATGATATTCGCAGCTTGCCCCTCAATTTCCTGCGCAGCCAAATGGCTCTGGTTGCTCAGGAGTCCTACCTATTCTATGATACCGTGGAGAATAACCTGCGCTTGGGAAATCCCAAGGCCAGTCATGAAGAGATCGTCCGGGCGGCAACAGCAGCCAACGCTCATCAGTTCATTGTAGCGCTTCCTGAAGGCTACCAGACGGTCATAGGCGAGAGGGGAGTGCTTCTCTCCGGAGGAGAACGGCAGAGAATCGCCATTGCCCGCGCCCTTCTCAAGGGGGCACCGATTCTCCTCCTGGATGAGCCGACCTCCAGCATCGATGCCGAGAACGAAGAGGACATCCAGAAGGCCCTCGGCCGTCTGCAGGCCCAGCACACTGTTATGATCATCGCCCATCGGCTGAGCACAGTCAGAAAGGCGGACTGCATTTTAGTCATGGAAATGGGGAGAATCGCCGAGTCCGGCGGCCATGAGGAGCTGCTGGCTAAAGGAGGCATCTATGCCCACCTGGTGGCGGCTCAGTCCCTGGATATGCCAGAATGCAGGGATGACGAGAATGCTCTCCCCATGAAAGTTGGCAGCAATCTCGCCGCTGTGGCGGGAGGAGGGCCATGA
- the cydC gene encoding thiol reductant ABC exporter subunit CydC gives MIRGVLDSRSVWRRLIYPIRPHLGLMSLAVISEILRQVSGIGVAVLGAALFARAVAGTAIEELYPYAAAMIILGLARGTFGYLGPYLSHVAAFRILVDLRDEFFWAIEPLAPAKLARRRTGDLVSTAVSDIELLELFFAHTAGPAVVAFIVPIIALTALATINLLLAEALLIFLILLILMPRLAFWLGTTLGERLRGQQALLNSQELDTIQGMKEILSFGYSRQRLEELSENSATLLALQARQARNIGLQSAAKISIVSAGTLAVLLCASILVRQNSLAPGFLPITMILASSVFLSITSVVEISKQLSLTRAAARRLFLLLDEQPAVRDESGLGPAVPIESIEPSISLQDVSFRYAPDEPLILSSISLEIPAGSTVALVGTSGAGKSTVINLMLRFWDPEAGRILLGGSDLRRYPMMQLRRLFSVVSQDVFLFSDSIRENIRLGRPEASDAEVEEVASRARIHDFIITLPQGYDTLVGERGVRLSGGERQRIAIARALLKGAPILVLDEATSSLDAENERAIKEALMERREGRTTIMIAHRLSTVVDADWIFVINGGRVVEQGRHEDLIARKGRYARLVEAQS, from the coding sequence ATGATAAGAGGCGTTCTTGATTCCAGATCGGTTTGGCGCCGGCTGATCTATCCTATTCGCCCTCATCTGGGACTGATGAGCCTGGCCGTCATATCCGAGATCTTAAGACAGGTCTCGGGAATCGGCGTTGCCGTTCTTGGTGCAGCTCTCTTCGCCCGGGCGGTGGCCGGCACGGCCATCGAGGAGCTTTATCCCTATGCTGCCGCCATGATCATCCTCGGCCTGGCCAGAGGGACCTTTGGCTATTTAGGCCCTTATCTATCTCATGTGGCGGCATTCCGCATCCTGGTCGACCTGAGGGACGAGTTCTTCTGGGCCATAGAGCCCCTCGCTCCGGCAAAGCTTGCCAGGAGGCGCACGGGCGATCTGGTCAGCACAGCAGTATCAGACATAGAATTGCTGGAGCTCTTCTTCGCCCATACAGCAGGACCAGCGGTAGTAGCATTTATCGTCCCCATCATCGCTCTCACCGCTCTGGCAACCATCAACCTGCTTTTGGCAGAGGCATTGCTCATTTTTCTCATCCTGCTGATCCTCATGCCCAGGCTGGCTTTCTGGCTGGGCACAACTCTAGGGGAGAGGTTGAGGGGGCAGCAGGCACTTCTCAACTCCCAGGAGCTGGATACCATTCAGGGAATGAAGGAGATCCTGTCTTTCGGCTACAGCAGACAAAGATTAGAAGAGCTATCTGAAAATTCTGCCACACTGCTGGCATTGCAGGCCAGGCAGGCGAGAAACATCGGGCTGCAAAGCGCAGCGAAGATCAGCATCGTCTCTGCAGGGACTCTTGCCGTGCTCCTATGTGCCAGCATCCTGGTCAGGCAGAATTCCCTTGCGCCAGGCTTTCTTCCCATCACCATGATCCTGGCCTCAAGCGTCTTTCTCTCCATAACCTCAGTGGTCGAGATCTCCAAGCAGCTCTCTTTGACCCGCGCTGCTGCTCGCAGACTCTTTCTTCTATTGGATGAGCAGCCAGCGGTAAGGGACGAGTCCGGTCTGGGTCCGGCAGTTCCGATCGAATCCATAGAGCCATCCATTTCTCTGCAGGATGTCAGCTTCCGCTATGCTCCGGATGAGCCTTTAATCTTAAGCTCCATCAGCCTGGAGATTCCCGCAGGATCGACAGTGGCACTGGTGGGGACGAGCGGAGCAGGAAAGAGCACAGTGATCAATCTGATGCTCCGTTTTTGGGATCCGGAAGCGGGAAGGATATTGCTCGGTGGAAGTGATCTGCGCCGCTATCCCATGATGCAGCTACGCCGTTTGTTTTCTGTGGTTTCTCAGGATGTCTTCCTCTTCAGCGATAGCATCAGAGAGAACATCCGGTTAGGCCGGCCAGAAGCTAGCGATGCCGAGGTGGAAGAGGTCGCTAGCAGGGCCCGCATTCATGATTTTATAATCACCCTGCCCCAGGGGTATGATACCCTGGTGGGAGAGAGGGGAGTTCGTCTCAGCGGCGGAGAGCGACAGAGGATCGCCATCGCCAGAGCTCTTCTTAAGGGAGCGCCCATACTTGTCCTGGATGAGGCCACCTCCAGCTTGGATGCAGAGAACGAGAGGGCAATCAAAGAGGCTCTGATGGAAAGGAGAGAGGGTCGCACCACCATCATGATCGCTCATCGGCTGAGCACTGTGGTGGATGCTGACTGGATCTTCGTCATAAATGGGGGACGGGTAGTAGAGCAGGGAAGGCATGAGGATCTCATCGCCCGGAAAGGGAGATATGCCCGGCTGGTGGAGGCGCAATCTTAG
- a CDS encoding formylmethanofuran dehydrogenase subunit E family protein, whose protein sequence is MDHQEGKCRYTGMDKEYTIEDLAAFHGHLGPYIVLGYMIGRYARKNLCSDPFQMKAEVFCQDKPPQSCLADGVQIGSGCTLGKRNIRIVPSNEIRCHFAAGERELVIIPRPIAFTSESGKEHDLLIEQLAEKMYRMADTDLFTADLRPDWDHG, encoded by the coding sequence ATGGACCACCAAGAGGGCAAATGCAGATACACTGGCATGGATAAAGAGTATACCATCGAGGACTTGGCGGCATTTCATGGCCATCTCGGGCCTTACATCGTCCTGGGCTATATGATCGGCAGATATGCCCGCAAGAACCTCTGCTCCGATCCCTTCCAGATGAAGGCAGAGGTCTTCTGCCAGGATAAGCCTCCTCAATCCTGCCTCGCCGACGGAGTGCAGATCGGCAGTGGCTGCACCCTGGGCAAGCGAAACATCCGGATCGTCCCCAGCAACGAGATCCGCTGTCATTTCGCTGCCGGGGAGAGGGAGCTGGTCATCATTCCCAGGCCGATTGCCTTTACCTCAGAGAGCGGAAAAGAGCATGACCTGCTCATCGAGCAGCTGGCTGAGAAGATGTACCGCATGGCCGATACTGATCTCTTCACTGCGGATCTGCGTCCGGATTGGGACCATGGGTGA
- a CDS encoding metal ABC transporter ATP-binding protein, producing the protein MRAIVLESIYTAYEGGSEPVIKDLSLEVDRGEYVVIGGPNSAGKTTLLESINGLVKITHGRACVCGLDVRRRGFEVRRRVGYVIQNFYFDPFTPFTAQEVVMMGRFGRQGLLSRPKESDYDAVQRAIKTVGIEDLAHKTIGTLSGGQQQKVMIAHNIAKEPDLFMLDEPFSNLDFRAREFLQDVFKGMVQQGVPILMVAHAFDGLPDIPIHLVVMNRGRITGDLSCQAGEVEEIIRKECEVKERCSSG; encoded by the coding sequence TTGAGAGCTATAGTTCTTGAGAGCATCTACACCGCATATGAGGGCGGCTCAGAGCCGGTTATCAAGGATCTTTCCCTGGAGGTTGATCGGGGGGAGTATGTGGTCATCGGCGGCCCGAACAGCGCGGGAAAGACCACCCTGCTGGAGTCGATCAACGGCCTGGTCAAGATCACCCATGGTAGGGCCTGTGTCTGCGGCCTGGATGTTCGCCGACGTGGCTTTGAGGTGAGAAGGAGGGTGGGCTATGTCATTCAGAACTTCTATTTCGATCCATTCACCCCTTTCACCGCCCAGGAGGTGGTGATGATGGGACGCTTTGGCCGTCAGGGACTGTTGAGCCGCCCGAAGGAGTCCGACTATGATGCCGTGCAGAGGGCGATAAAAACAGTAGGTATCGAGGACCTGGCACACAAAACCATAGGCACCCTCAGCGGCGGCCAGCAGCAGAAGGTGATGATCGCCCATAACATTGCCAAGGAGCCGGATCTCTTCATGCTGGATGAGCCATTCAGCAATCTCGATTTTCGGGCCAGAGAGTTCCTGCAGGATGTGTTCAAGGGGATGGTGCAGCAGGGGGTCCCCATCCTCATGGTGGCTCATGCATTCGATGGACTCCCCGATATTCCCATTCATCTAGTGGTCATGAACCGGGGCAGGATCACCGGCGACCTGAGCTGCCAGGCGGGGGAGGTGGAGGAGATAATCAGAAAGGAGTGCGAGGTCAAGGAAAGATGCTCGAGTGGCTGA
- a CDS encoding metal ABC transporter permease produces the protein MLEWLIENNVVCHALEAMIFASVACSILGVIISRMSLSSIGFTMSHAAFAGAALGMFLGANAQMAAIAFSMGVAALIGPVSEKAKMAADATLSVLFSLSMAVAIFLISYMEYMGKGLSASSLLFGDVISLYREEIYALAAICCLSILFVLAFYKEISAIMFNMKIAESAGVRVKLVYYVLLFIIALSVALSLNIVGGLLIFVLLVTPASIAGQFCFNVKSMFIVAPLVALLVSAFGVWAGFEFTLPVAPLVALLLTGVFAISVMLSFKRRINTKIH, from the coding sequence ATGCTCGAGTGGCTGATAGAGAACAATGTGGTCTGCCATGCCCTGGAGGCGATGATCTTTGCCTCCGTCGCCTGCAGCATCCTGGGGGTGATCATCTCCAGGATGAGCCTCTCCTCAATTGGCTTTACCATGTCCCATGCTGCCTTTGCCGGTGCGGCTCTGGGCATGTTCCTGGGAGCGAATGCTCAGATGGCTGCCATCGCCTTCAGCATGGGAGTGGCAGCTCTCATCGGTCCGGTTAGCGAGAAGGCCAAGATGGCGGCCGATGCCACCTTAAGCGTTTTATTCTCCCTGTCCATGGCAGTGGCCATCTTCTTGATCTCTTATATGGAGTATATGGGCAAAGGGCTCTCCGCAAGCAGCCTTCTATTTGGGGATGTCATATCTTTATACCGGGAGGAGATTTATGCCCTTGCTGCCATCTGCTGCCTTTCCATCCTCTTCGTTTTAGCGTTCTACAAAGAGATCTCGGCCATCATGTTCAACATGAAGATCGCCGAGTCAGCCGGGGTCCGGGTTAAGCTCGTATATTACGTACTATTATTCATTATTGCCCTATCCGTGGCGCTCAGCCTCAACATTGTGGGCGGCCTCTTGATATTCGTATTGCTGGTGACGCCTGCATCCATAGCTGGCCAGTTCTGCTTTAATGTAAAGAGCATGTTCATAGTTGCGCCGCTGGTAGCTCTCTTGGTGAGCGCCTTTGGCGTCTGGGCGGGTTTTGAGTTTACGCTGCCCGTCGCTCCTCTGGTGGCCCTGCTGCTCACAGGCGTATTTGCAATATCCGTAATGCTGTCTTTTAAGAGAAGGATAAATACAAAAATACATTGA
- a CDS encoding DUF169 domain-containing protein, with translation MVIVKERLSIRQIGSLLANAVNMKTSPVCVYGSDQVPENAVRSSSFSDCLACNMYQIAEGRITGPVYAGNDPSHLFCRCMGGPAWFGYRGFDPRLPGLMSTGSEAAKQDGKHLKENENIACETYKAVGEIKTLGRYVVMRRCDDFQEDPGVKCIVCFASGEQIRDLCALAHFGSHNVFNLISVPWGPACATLVTYPAGMAENASLSQISIGPTILPPGVGCPKTAWPWESRQRSPGRWPMM, from the coding sequence GTGGTAATAGTCAAGGAAAGATTGTCAATCAGGCAAATAGGATCCCTCCTGGCAAATGCCGTGAATATGAAGACCAGTCCGGTATGCGTGTACGGCTCGGATCAGGTACCGGAAAATGCTGTCCGGTCCTCTTCGTTCAGCGATTGCCTTGCCTGCAACATGTATCAGATTGCTGAAGGCAGGATTACGGGTCCTGTTTATGCCGGAAATGACCCCAGTCATTTATTTTGCCGCTGCATGGGAGGTCCGGCATGGTTTGGATATAGGGGATTTGATCCGAGGTTGCCGGGCCTGATGTCCACAGGATCTGAGGCTGCAAAACAGGATGGAAAGCATCTGAAAGAGAACGAAAATATCGCATGCGAGACCTACAAGGCAGTAGGTGAGATCAAAACCCTGGGCAGGTATGTGGTGATGAGGCGCTGCGATGATTTCCAGGAGGACCCTGGCGTAAAATGCATAGTATGTTTTGCCAGCGGCGAGCAGATCAGGGATTTATGTGCACTGGCTCATTTCGGCAGCCATAACGTTTTTAATTTAATATCGGTTCCCTGGGGCCCGGCTTGCGCTACCCTAGTTACCTATCCTGCGGGCATGGCGGAAAATGCTTCTCTGTCTCAGATATCCATCGGTCCAACGATCCTTCCGCCAGGGGTTGGCTGCCCGAAAACTGCCTGGCCATGGGAATCCCGGCAGAGATCGCCCGGAAGATGGCCAATGATGTAG